In Oleiharenicola lentus, the following are encoded in one genomic region:
- a CDS encoding FGGY family carbohydrate kinase, translating to MPLFLALDQSTSATKALLFDAAGHALDRESRDHVQHYPQPGWVEHDAEEIWQNTLTVLRTLLARNPDKVGEIAALSITNQRETILVFERGTGRPLHRALVWQDRRGDGFCAAAKRHESLVHRTTGLKIDGYFSASKLQWLVHNQPGLKAKLADGSALIGTIDAYLIYRLTGGQVFATDTTNASRTLLYDIGRLAWNDELCALWEVPRRALPEVRDCSASFGETTLSGELVEPLPICGVMGDSQASLFAQRCYAPGAAKVTFGTGSSLLLNIGDTPRFSAQGVLTALAWSHAGRPTYAFEGIIISSASTLTWLRDQLGLAADVPAIEQLALAVPDNGGVHLVPAFTGLGLPHWRPDARAAILGLSSHSDRRHVARAAFESIAFQVRDALDAMRAEAGVPLTALHGDGGPTASKFLMQFCADLCGVDLRVATMPDCSPLGAVLAGQLGLGLQRDLAGLAALTRDEVIYQPKLAAEKVAALHDGWRQAVGRTL from the coding sequence ATGCCCCTCTTCCTCGCCCTCGACCAAAGCACCTCGGCCACGAAGGCGTTGCTCTTCGACGCGGCCGGCCACGCGCTCGATCGCGAATCCCGCGATCACGTGCAGCACTACCCGCAGCCGGGCTGGGTCGAGCACGACGCCGAGGAAATCTGGCAGAACACGCTCACGGTCCTGCGCACGCTGTTGGCGCGCAACCCCGACAAAGTCGGGGAGATCGCCGCGCTTTCGATCACGAACCAGCGCGAGACCATCCTCGTCTTCGAGCGCGGCACCGGCCGGCCGCTGCATCGCGCGCTCGTCTGGCAGGATCGCCGCGGCGACGGCTTCTGCGCGGCGGCGAAAAGGCACGAGTCGCTCGTGCACCGGACCACCGGCCTGAAGATCGACGGCTACTTCTCCGCCTCGAAGCTCCAGTGGCTGGTGCATAATCAACCCGGACTGAAGGCTAAGCTTGCCGACGGCTCCGCCCTCATCGGCACGATCGACGCCTACCTCATCTACCGGCTCACCGGCGGTCAGGTCTTCGCCACCGACACGACCAACGCCTCGCGCACGCTCCTCTACGACATCGGCCGCCTCGCGTGGAATGACGAACTCTGCGCGCTCTGGGAAGTGCCCCGCCGCGCCCTGCCCGAGGTGCGCGACTGCTCAGCGTCGTTCGGAGAGACGACGCTGAGTGGTGAGCTTGTCGAACCATTGCCGATCTGCGGCGTCATGGGCGACTCGCAGGCCTCGCTCTTCGCCCAGCGCTGCTATGCGCCCGGTGCGGCCAAGGTCACCTTCGGCACCGGCTCCTCGCTCCTGCTCAACATCGGCGACACACCGCGCTTTTCGGCGCAGGGCGTGCTGACCGCGCTCGCCTGGTCGCACGCCGGCCGGCCGACCTACGCCTTCGAGGGCATCATCATTTCGTCCGCCTCGACGCTCACCTGGTTGCGCGACCAGCTCGGCCTCGCGGCCGACGTGCCCGCCATCGAGCAACTCGCTCTCGCCGTGCCCGACAACGGCGGCGTGCATCTCGTGCCCGCGTTCACCGGCCTCGGCCTGCCGCACTGGCGGCCCGACGCGCGTGCGGCGATCCTCGGCCTCTCGAGTCACAGTGACCGGCGTCATGTCGCGCGCGCAGCCTTTGAGTCCATCGCGTTTCAGGTGCGCGACGCGCTCGACGCCATGCGCGCGGAGGCGGGCGTGCCGCTCACGGCGCTGCACGGCGACGGTGGACCCACGGCCAGCAAATTTCTCATGCAATTCTGCGCCGATCTCTGCGGCGTGGATCTGCGCGTGGCGACGATGCCCGACTGTTCGCCGCTCGGCGCGGTGCTGGCGGGACAGCTCGGACTTGGCCTGCAGCGCGACCTTGCCGGACTCGCCGCGCTCACGCGCGACGAGGTCATTTATCAGCCAAAACTGGCGGCGGAAAAAGTTGCGGCGCTGCACGACGGTTGGCGGCAGGCGGTAGGTCGCACGCTGTAG
- a CDS encoding transketolase family protein yields the protein MAEKLGLKKGRANLEEFADTLQQLATADKNLVAVTSDSRGSGKLAPYGKALPKQIVEVGIAEQNLVGITAGLAACGKKAFGVSPSCFLTARSLEQIKNDVCYSNVPAVLVGISSGVSYGALGSTHHSLHDFAVLRAINNLTLIAPADNFETREAVKFAAAAKRPVFLRFGKAAMLDVIPAGTKFEAGQAITLREGKDVAFLASGETVIHALLAAAHLAEAGLSARVLSFHTIKPLDTAAVLAAGRECRAVVTVEEHMVHGGLGEAVAATLLAAGLAPRFKIVGLPDEDTVTGAQADIFRHYGISMEGLAETARGLLKT from the coding sequence ATGGCCGAGAAGCTCGGTCTCAAGAAAGGCCGCGCCAACCTTGAGGAGTTTGCCGACACGCTGCAGCAGCTCGCCACGGCCGACAAAAACCTCGTGGCCGTCACCTCCGACTCGCGCGGTTCCGGCAAGCTCGCGCCCTACGGCAAGGCGCTGCCCAAGCAGATCGTCGAGGTGGGCATCGCCGAGCAGAACCTCGTCGGCATCACCGCCGGCCTCGCCGCCTGCGGCAAGAAGGCCTTCGGCGTCTCACCGTCGTGCTTCCTCACCGCCCGCTCGCTCGAGCAGATCAAGAACGACGTCTGCTACTCCAACGTCCCGGCCGTGCTCGTGGGCATCAGCTCCGGCGTGAGCTACGGCGCACTTGGCTCGACGCACCACTCGCTCCACGATTTCGCGGTCCTGCGCGCGATCAACAACCTCACGCTCATCGCGCCGGCCGACAACTTCGAGACCCGCGAGGCCGTGAAGTTCGCCGCGGCGGCCAAGCGCCCGGTCTTCCTGCGCTTCGGCAAGGCCGCGATGCTGGATGTGATTCCCGCCGGCACGAAATTCGAAGCCGGCCAGGCCATCACCCTGCGCGAGGGCAAGGACGTCGCCTTCCTCGCCAGCGGCGAGACCGTCATCCACGCGCTCCTCGCGGCCGCTCATCTGGCCGAAGCCGGCCTCTCGGCGCGCGTGCTCAGTTTCCACACGATCAAGCCGCTCGACACCGCCGCCGTGCTCGCCGCCGGACGCGAGTGCCGCGCCGTCGTCACGGTGGAGGAACACATGGTCCACGGCGGGCTGGGTGAAGCCGTCGCCGCCACGCTCCTCGCCGCCGGCCTTGCCCCGCGCTTCAAAATCGTCGGCCTGCCCGACGAAGACACCGTCACCGGCGCCCAGGCCGACATCTTCCGGCATTATGGGATCAGCATGGAAGGACTGGCCGAGACGGCGCGGGGATTGCTGAAAACCTGA
- a CDS encoding transketolase, which produces MTDQELTLKSFALRRRMLTLIHGAGAGHTGGGLSCLDILSLLYNRVLRITPETVDSPTRDRYVQSKGHCVEALYAVMADRGYFPDADLDTVCHYKSYYVGHPTRKIKGMEMNTGALGHGLPICLGMALAAKMDGDAFKVFTLLGDGELAEGSNWEAAMAAAHYKLDNLVAILDHNTLQITGHTKDVMSNEPLDEKWRAFGWEVRAVNGHDYAALTQAITTPHPGKPLFIIANTVKGKGVSFMENVGKWHHGVPSDAELAQALAELEAAEKKLKEAVA; this is translated from the coding sequence ATGACTGACCAAGAACTCACCCTCAAATCCTTCGCCCTGCGCCGGCGGATGCTCACGCTCATCCACGGGGCGGGCGCCGGGCACACGGGCGGCGGGCTCTCGTGCCTCGACATCCTGAGCCTGCTCTACAACCGCGTGCTCCGGATCACGCCGGAGACCGTGGACTCGCCGACGCGCGACCGCTACGTCCAGAGCAAGGGCCACTGCGTCGAGGCGCTCTACGCCGTCATGGCCGATCGCGGCTACTTTCCCGACGCCGACCTCGACACGGTCTGCCACTACAAATCCTACTACGTCGGCCACCCGACCCGAAAGATCAAGGGCATGGAGATGAACACCGGCGCGCTCGGCCACGGCCTGCCGATCTGCCTCGGCATGGCGCTGGCGGCCAAGATGGACGGCGACGCTTTCAAGGTCTTCACGCTCCTCGGCGACGGCGAACTCGCGGAGGGTTCCAACTGGGAGGCCGCCATGGCCGCCGCCCACTACAAGTTGGACAACCTCGTCGCCATCCTTGACCACAACACGCTCCAGATCACCGGGCACACCAAGGACGTCATGTCCAACGAACCGCTCGACGAAAAGTGGCGCGCCTTCGGCTGGGAAGTCCGCGCGGTCAACGGCCACGACTACGCCGCGCTCACGCAGGCGATCACCACGCCGCACCCCGGCAAGCCGCTCTTCATCATCGCCAACACCGTGAAGGGCAAGGGCGTCAGCTTCATGGAAAACGTCGGCAAGTGGCACCACGGTGTGCCCTCGGACGCCGAGCTGGCCCAGGCGCTGGCGGAGCTGGAAGCCGCGGAGAAAAAACTGAAGGAGGCCGTCGCATGA
- a CDS encoding L-fucose/L-arabinose isomerase family protein codes for MKPTPLTLGVIFGNRDFFPDKLVPEARADVVKLFGELGLQAVMLDPAETKLGGVETHNDARKCADLFKRHRDQIAGVLVCLPNFGDEKGVADVMKLSGLNVPILVQGYPDDLDKLDVIRRRDAFCGKISVCNNLRQAGIAYSLTTKHVVHPLDASFRADLQQFVAVCRVVRGLRGVRLGAIGARPGAFNTVRYSEKILERNGISVTTVDLSEILGAAGKIADADKRLVAKVDEIKAYANATAVPPAKLAQMARLGIVLDDFVAANHLDATAIQCWTSVQANHGCNVCTSMSMMSENFLPSACEVDVTGVLTMYAMQLASSSPSALVDWNNNYGAADDKCVLFHCGNWAKSFLPDIKVLNAPILGSTLGVENTWGALDGRTTARPLTYGRITTDDAAGVIRTYVGEGELTDDELKTFGNRAVARVPKLQKLMRHVCREGFEHHVVMNASRTAPILAEAFERYLGWEVYHHEAPQE; via the coding sequence ATGAAACCCACCCCGCTCACCCTTGGTGTCATCTTCGGCAACCGCGATTTCTTCCCCGACAAGCTCGTGCCCGAGGCGCGCGCCGACGTCGTAAAGCTCTTCGGCGAGCTCGGCCTCCAGGCCGTGATGCTCGATCCGGCCGAGACCAAGCTCGGCGGCGTCGAGACCCACAACGACGCGCGCAAGTGCGCCGACCTCTTCAAGCGCCACCGCGACCAGATCGCCGGCGTGCTCGTGTGCCTGCCCAACTTCGGCGACGAGAAGGGCGTGGCCGATGTGATGAAGCTCTCCGGCCTCAACGTGCCCATCCTCGTCCAGGGCTACCCCGACGACCTCGACAAGCTCGACGTCATCCGCCGGCGCGACGCGTTCTGCGGCAAGATTTCCGTCTGCAACAACCTCCGCCAGGCCGGCATCGCCTACTCGCTCACGACGAAGCACGTCGTCCACCCGCTCGACGCCTCGTTCCGCGCGGACCTGCAGCAGTTCGTCGCCGTGTGCCGCGTCGTTCGCGGCCTGCGGGGCGTGCGCCTCGGCGCCATCGGCGCGCGTCCGGGTGCGTTCAACACCGTCCGCTACTCCGAAAAGATCCTCGAGCGGAACGGCATCAGCGTCACCACGGTGGACCTCTCCGAGATCCTCGGCGCCGCCGGCAAGATCGCCGACGCCGACAAGCGCCTCGTGGCGAAGGTGGACGAGATCAAGGCCTACGCCAACGCCACCGCCGTCCCGCCCGCCAAGCTCGCGCAGATGGCACGCCTCGGCATCGTGCTCGACGACTTCGTCGCGGCCAACCACCTCGACGCCACCGCCATCCAGTGCTGGACCTCCGTGCAGGCCAACCACGGCTGCAACGTCTGCACCTCGATGAGCATGATGAGCGAGAATTTCCTGCCCAGCGCCTGCGAGGTGGACGTCACCGGCGTGCTCACGATGTATGCGATGCAGCTGGCCTCCAGCTCGCCGTCCGCCCTCGTGGACTGGAACAACAACTACGGCGCGGCCGACGACAAGTGCGTGCTCTTCCACTGCGGCAACTGGGCCAAGTCCTTCCTGCCCGACATCAAGGTCCTCAACGCGCCCATCCTCGGCTCCACGCTCGGCGTCGAGAACACCTGGGGGGCGCTCGACGGCCGCACCACGGCCCGCCCGCTCACCTACGGCCGCATCACGACCGACGACGCCGCCGGCGTCATCCGCACCTACGTGGGCGAGGGCGAGCTGACCGACGACGAATTGAAGACCTTCGGCAACCGCGCCGTCGCGCGCGTGCCCAAGCTCCAGAAGCTCATGCGCCACGTCTGCCGCGAGGGCTTCGAGCACCACGTCGTCATGAACGCCTCCCGCACCGCCCCCATCCTCGCCGAAGCCTTCGAGCGCTACCTCGGCTGGGAAGTGTATCACCACGAGGCGCCGCAGGAGTGA
- a CDS encoding nucleoside hydrolase-like domain-containing protein, whose translation MKPLRLFLLLATCCLPLLAAEKPRVFVLTDIENEPDDAMSLVRFLTYANHFDIEGLIATTSIHQRSHVAPQTIRRIVEAYGKVRDNLELHEPGYPTGAQLLALVSEGLPTYGMLAVGAGHDSPGSEMLIRAIDRDDPRPLWVPVWGGPNVLGQALWKIRQTRSPEALAKAVAKLRVYAISDQDDSGPWLRKEFPGLFYVVSPGFSAGGAYHHATWSGISGDYFHARCPGADFTLVTNEWLERNIRKKGPLGAQYPHWEYLMEGDTPSFLGLITNGLNVPERPDFGGWGGRYELYTPRPMKWHAQPETRPIYTDADDEVMGADGRWHDTNHATIWRWREAYQNDFAARMDWTIKPYKEANHPPAPKLGHAARLTAKPGQRIELSAEGTTDPDGDALSYAWFYYNEAGTFPLSSARSGQPLEIKNFDQPRAWFSVPTARVMPPGTGEMHIILAVTDHGTPRLTRYQRVIVNVVP comes from the coding sequence ATGAAACCCCTGCGTCTCTTCCTCCTGCTCGCGACCTGCTGCCTGCCGCTGCTCGCCGCCGAGAAACCCCGCGTGTTCGTCCTGACCGACATCGAGAACGAGCCCGACGATGCCATGTCGCTCGTGCGGTTTCTGACCTACGCCAACCACTTCGATATCGAGGGCCTCATCGCCACGACCTCCATCCACCAGCGCAGCCACGTCGCCCCGCAGACGATCCGCCGCATCGTCGAGGCCTACGGCAAGGTCCGTGACAACCTCGAGCTGCACGAGCCCGGCTATCCGACCGGCGCCCAGCTGCTCGCCCTCGTCAGCGAAGGTTTGCCGACCTACGGCATGCTCGCCGTCGGCGCGGGCCACGATTCGCCCGGCTCCGAGATGCTGATCCGCGCGATCGACCGCGACGACCCGCGTCCGCTCTGGGTGCCGGTCTGGGGCGGTCCGAACGTGCTCGGCCAGGCGCTCTGGAAAATCCGCCAGACGCGTTCGCCCGAGGCGCTGGCCAAGGCCGTCGCCAAGCTCCGCGTCTATGCCATCTCCGACCAGGACGATTCCGGCCCGTGGCTGCGCAAGGAGTTCCCCGGCCTGTTCTACGTCGTCAGTCCCGGCTTCAGCGCCGGCGGCGCCTACCACCATGCGACGTGGAGTGGCATCAGCGGCGATTATTTCCACGCCCGTTGCCCGGGCGCGGATTTCACGCTCGTCACCAACGAGTGGCTCGAGCGCAACATCCGCAAGAAGGGCCCGCTCGGCGCGCAGTATCCGCACTGGGAATATCTCATGGAAGGCGACACCCCGAGCTTCCTCGGCCTGATCACCAACGGCCTCAACGTGCCCGAGCGGCCCGATTTCGGCGGCTGGGGCGGACGCTACGAACTCTACACGCCGCGCCCGATGAAGTGGCACGCGCAGCCCGAGACGCGCCCGATCTACACCGACGCCGACGACGAAGTCATGGGCGCCGACGGTCGCTGGCACGACACCAACCACGCCACGATCTGGCGCTGGCGCGAGGCGTATCAGAACGACTTCGCCGCGCGCATGGATTGGACGATCAAACCCTACAAGGAGGCGAACCACCCGCCCGCGCCGAAACTCGGCCACGCCGCGCGCCTCACCGCCAAGCCCGGCCAGCGGATCGAGCTGAGCGCCGAGGGCACGACCGACCCAGACGGCGACGCGCTCTCCTACGCGTGGTTCTACTACAACGAAGCCGGCACCTTCCCGCTCTCCAGCGCCCGCTCCGGCCAGCCGCTCGAGATCAAAAATTTCGACCAGCCCAGGGCCTGGTTCAGCGTGCCGACCGCCCGCGTCATGCCGCCCGGCACCGGCGAGATGCACATCATCCTCGCCGTCACCGACCACGGCACCCCGCGGCTCACCCGTTACCAGCGTGTCATAGTCAACGTGGTGCCATGA
- a CDS encoding DUF1593 domain-containing protein, protein MKILRLILLTASLATLAFAAEKSRLIVLTDMGADPDDEQSLVRLLLYANEIDVEGIVATTSCWQQHAIRPDFIATILDAYAKVQPNLLQHVAGYPTADSLRAVVKRGLPKYGLTGVGDGRDSEGSDWIIQQLDRDDPRPLWISVWGGANTLAQALHKLRATRPAPEVARLVAKLRVYTISDQDDSGAWMRREFPGLFYIVTPGDDYGRATWIAINNTYEGIDNTTISNPWLAQHIQQGHGPLGAAYPDAAWGMEGDTPAYLGLIPNGLNTPDRPDWGGWGGRYELGIPAFETMKDESSIVVPEPVTRPIWTNASDTWTPYLPNLYKRAVKRAEKSFTGNHVTLWRWRDDFQHDFAARMDWTTMPYAEANHPPVPQLRHPDHLTVKSGESFTLDAYGSNDPDGDSISFLWFHYPEAGTWREPIVSGGAENADRFNVTAPKVNKPETLHFILRVTDKGTPALSRYRRIIVTVNP, encoded by the coding sequence ATGAAAATCCTCCGTCTGATCCTGCTCACCGCGAGCCTGGCCACGCTCGCTTTCGCCGCCGAGAAGTCCCGGCTCATCGTCCTCACCGACATGGGCGCCGATCCCGACGACGAGCAATCGCTCGTGCGGCTGCTACTTTACGCCAACGAAATCGACGTCGAGGGCATCGTGGCGACGACTTCGTGCTGGCAGCAGCATGCCATCCGCCCGGACTTCATCGCCACCATTCTCGACGCCTACGCCAAGGTGCAGCCCAACCTGCTGCAGCATGTGGCTGGCTATCCGACCGCCGACTCCCTGCGCGCGGTGGTGAAGCGCGGCCTGCCCAAATACGGTCTGACCGGGGTGGGGGACGGCCGGGATTCCGAGGGCTCCGACTGGATCATCCAGCAGCTCGACCGCGACGACCCGCGGCCGCTTTGGATTTCGGTCTGGGGCGGCGCGAACACCCTCGCGCAAGCCCTGCACAAACTGCGCGCCACCCGCCCCGCGCCGGAAGTGGCGCGCCTCGTCGCCAAGCTCCGCGTCTATACCATCTCCGACCAGGACGACAGCGGCGCATGGATGCGTCGCGAGTTTCCGGGGCTGTTCTACATCGTGACGCCGGGCGACGACTACGGCCGGGCCACCTGGATCGCGATCAACAACACCTACGAGGGCATCGACAACACCACGATCAGCAACCCGTGGCTGGCCCAGCATATCCAGCAAGGCCACGGTCCGCTCGGCGCCGCCTACCCGGACGCCGCCTGGGGCATGGAAGGCGACACGCCCGCCTACCTCGGACTCATCCCCAACGGCCTGAACACACCCGATCGCCCCGATTGGGGTGGCTGGGGTGGTCGCTACGAATTGGGTATCCCGGCCTTCGAGACGATGAAGGACGAGTCATCCATTGTGGTGCCCGAGCCGGTAACGCGGCCGATCTGGACCAACGCCTCCGACACCTGGACGCCCTACCTGCCTAACCTCTACAAGCGGGCGGTGAAGCGCGCCGAGAAGAGCTTCACGGGCAACCACGTGACGCTCTGGCGCTGGCGCGATGACTTCCAGCACGACTTCGCCGCGCGCATGGATTGGACGACCATGCCCTACGCCGAAGCCAACCACCCGCCCGTGCCGCAGCTCAGGCACCCGGACCACCTCACGGTGAAATCCGGCGAGAGCTTCACCCTCGATGCCTACGGCAGCAACGACCCGGACGGCGACAGCATCAGCTTCCTCTGGTTTCATTACCCCGAGGCCGGCACCTGGCGCGAACCGATCGTCTCCGGCGGGGCCGAGAACGCGGACCGCTTCAACGTGACCGCGCCCAAGGTGAACAAACCCGAAACGCTCCACTTCATTCTCCGCGTCACCGACAAGGGCACCCCGGCCCTTTCCCGCTACCGCCGCATCATCGTCACCGTGAACCCCTGA
- a CDS encoding nucleoside hydrolase-like domain-containing protein yields MLLPALLLASTEPARHRVIVSTDAGGTDFDDFQSLVHVLLYADVLDLEGLISSPHGGGRTSHILSVIDRYATDYPNLKTWSDRYPTPDALRAITKQGETEIAPYAGVRRPTEGSAWIVERARRDDPRPLHVLVWGGIEDLAQALHDAPDILPKLRVYFIGGPNKKWSPDAYLYIATHHPTLWMIESNTTYYGWFVGGNQAGGWGNAEFVNRHVVGRGALGDYFARGISFHEQTRTTVKMGDSPTVAWLLRGNPELPFQPGWGGRYVRAWTRPYVRFDRLTTAADRVEHCGILELVLPLGAGAPAAPEARMEIENQKLPGHLDGNGSVRFRFCPKEARLYRYTIRSNVPALDGLQGEITSAPLTPDLALRPDPALPNWWTDDPSPDLREGAIPGARTINQWREDFLRDFADRLERCRTPKP; encoded by the coding sequence CTGCTTTTACCCGCGCTGCTGCTGGCCTCCACCGAGCCCGCCCGCCATCGCGTGATCGTCTCGACCGACGCGGGTGGCACCGATTTCGACGACTTCCAGTCCCTCGTCCATGTGTTGCTCTACGCCGATGTGCTCGACCTGGAGGGACTGATCTCGTCGCCCCACGGCGGCGGGCGCACGTCGCACATCCTCTCGGTGATCGACCGCTACGCGACCGACTACCCGAACCTGAAAACCTGGTCGGACCGCTACCCGACGCCCGACGCCCTGCGCGCGATCACCAAGCAGGGCGAGACCGAGATCGCGCCCTATGCCGGCGTGCGCCGCCCCACCGAGGGCTCCGCCTGGATCGTGGAACGCGCCCGCCGCGACGACCCGCGCCCGCTCCACGTGCTCGTCTGGGGCGGCATCGAGGACCTTGCGCAGGCTCTGCACGATGCGCCGGACATCCTGCCGAAGTTGCGCGTGTATTTCATCGGCGGGCCCAACAAGAAATGGAGCCCCGACGCCTACCTCTACATCGCCACGCACCACCCGACGCTGTGGATGATCGAGTCCAACACGACCTACTATGGCTGGTTCGTCGGCGGCAACCAGGCGGGCGGGTGGGGCAACGCGGAGTTCGTGAACCGGCACGTCGTGGGCCGCGGCGCGCTCGGCGACTACTTTGCCCGCGGGATCAGCTTTCACGAGCAAACGCGCACGACCGTGAAGATGGGCGACTCGCCGACCGTCGCTTGGCTGCTGCGCGGGAATCCCGAACTGCCCTTCCAGCCGGGCTGGGGCGGACGCTACGTGCGCGCCTGGACGCGGCCCTATGTGCGCTTCGACCGGCTGACGACCGCCGCCGACCGCGTCGAGCACTGCGGCATCCTCGAGCTCGTGCTGCCTCTCGGCGCCGGTGCCCCGGCCGCGCCCGAGGCCCGGATGGAGATCGAGAACCAAAAACTTCCCGGCCACCTCGACGGCAACGGCTCCGTGCGCTTCCGCTTCTGTCCGAAGGAGGCCAGGCTCTACCGCTACACGATCCGCAGCAACGTGCCCGCGCTCGACGGCCTCCAGGGCGAAATCACCTCCGCGCCGCTGACGCCCGACCTGGCGCTGCGCCCCGATCCCGCGTTGCCGAATTGGTGGACCGATGATCCCTCGCCCGACCTGCGCGAAGGCGCGATCCCTGGCGCCCGCACCATCAACCAATGGCGCGAAGATTTTCTCCGCGATTTCGCCGATCGCCTCGAACGCTGCCGCACCCCCAAGCCATGA
- a CDS encoding ABC transporter permease: MTSAFSRQNLARFQSLIALALMVVALSLLSDKFLTTDNGLNILRQISVNLCLSIGMTLVIVSGGIDLSIGAVLALSGAVAAGLLKNGLPLAPLGVKLQFTAWGAVVTGVAVGALLGWGNGLAVTRLRLPSFIATLGMLSIARGLTMLWTGGFPITGLGDAFGFLGTGTLLGVPLPVWISGGLAAAFALIMRDAVFGRQVYAVGGNETAARFSGLRIGRIRLAVYTLAGALAGVAGLIVTARLDSAQPNAGLGYELDSIAAVVIGGASLSGGRGTILGTVLGCLIIGVLNNGLFLLNVSPFWQQVIKGAVIMLAVALDRLNARQRDSS, from the coding sequence ATGACCTCCGCGTTTTCCCGGCAAAATCTCGCCCGGTTCCAGTCGCTCATCGCGCTGGCGCTCATGGTGGTCGCGCTCAGCCTGCTGTCCGACAAGTTCCTCACGACCGACAACGGCCTCAACATTCTCCGCCAGATCTCGGTCAACCTCTGTCTGTCGATCGGCATGACGCTGGTCATCGTCAGCGGCGGCATCGACCTCTCGATCGGCGCGGTGCTAGCGCTTTCGGGGGCGGTGGCCGCCGGGCTCCTTAAAAACGGGCTGCCGCTCGCGCCACTCGGTGTGAAGCTGCAGTTCACCGCCTGGGGCGCGGTAGTGACCGGCGTCGCGGTCGGTGCGCTGCTCGGCTGGGGCAACGGCCTCGCGGTCACGCGGCTCCGCCTGCCGTCTTTCATTGCGACGCTTGGCATGCTCAGCATCGCCCGCGGGCTGACCATGCTGTGGACCGGCGGCTTCCCGATCACGGGCCTCGGCGACGCCTTCGGCTTCCTGGGCACGGGCACCCTGCTCGGCGTGCCGCTGCCGGTGTGGATTTCCGGCGGGCTGGCGGCCGCCTTCGCCCTGATCATGCGCGACGCGGTTTTCGGCCGCCAGGTCTATGCCGTCGGCGGCAACGAGACCGCCGCGCGCTTCTCGGGGTTGCGCATCGGGCGCATCCGGCTCGCGGTTTACACGCTTGCCGGCGCGCTGGCGGGTGTGGCCGGCCTGATTGTGACGGCGCGCCTCGACTCCGCGCAGCCCAACGCCGGTCTCGGCTATGAGCTGGATTCCATCGCGGCGGTCGTCATCGGCGGCGCGTCGCTCTCCGGCGGACGCGGCACCATCCTTGGCACGGTTCTTGGCTGTCTCATCATCGGCGTGCTGAACAACGGCCTCTTTCTGCTCAACGTCTCCCCCTTCTGGCAGCAGGTGATCAAGGGTGCCGTCATCATGCTCGCCGTCGCGCTCGACCGCCTGAACGCCCGCCAACGCGATTCCTCGTGA
- a CDS encoding DUF2291 family protein: protein MSPSNPAPSFPWARLAGFTLAGGALLWFFPLWRVVPLVAPAPAAAAAFSPAESAMRFWTETLPPARVRAVDAAVLASALRRDPAEAARLHARAVGLGTAYFHVRGRGRVVAVERNVIVLALDGADGATFALKTGAIFGNVVRDGPGLLDMNSFPSLADFNAVSAELNRLVEERVLPDLRRLATMGARIEFVGCAEATDPAPGGPLLTLIPVFVEAHPAR from the coding sequence GTGAGCCCATCGAATCCGGCGCCCTCCTTCCCCTGGGCCCGTCTCGCCGGCTTCACGCTGGCAGGTGGGGCGCTGCTGTGGTTCTTCCCGCTTTGGCGGGTCGTGCCGCTTGTCGCACCCGCGCCGGCGGCGGCTGCCGCCTTCAGTCCGGCGGAGTCCGCCATGCGCTTCTGGACGGAAACCCTGCCGCCGGCCCGCGTCCGCGCCGTGGATGCCGCCGTGCTCGCGTCCGCATTGCGCCGCGACCCGGCGGAGGCCGCCCGGCTCCATGCCCGCGCGGTCGGCCTGGGCACGGCGTATTTTCATGTGCGTGGGAGGGGACGGGTCGTCGCCGTGGAACGCAATGTCATCGTTCTCGCCCTGGACGGCGCTGACGGGGCGACTTTCGCGCTGAAGACGGGCGCGATCTTTGGCAACGTCGTGCGCGATGGCCCGGGGCTGCTGGACATGAACAGCTTTCCGTCGCTCGCCGACTTCAACGCCGTGTCCGCCGAGTTGAACCGGCTGGTCGAGGAGCGCGTGCTGCCCGACCTGCGCCGGCTCGCCACGATGGGGGCGCGCATCGAGTTCGTCGGCTGCGCCGAGGCGACCGACCCCGCGCCCGGCGGACCGCTGCTCACGCTCATCCCGGTGTTTGTGGAGGCGCACCCGGCCCGATGA